In one Pseudomonas sp. SCA2728.1_7 genomic region, the following are encoded:
- the mreD gene encoding rod shape-determining protein MreD, producing the protein MVGATASRNGWIVWLTFLIGMLLSVSPLPQFMEILRPLWLALLLTFWALYMPQTVGMVTAFCLGLAEDVLYGTLLGQNALILTLITFLVLSLQQRLRMFPMWQQCLVILVIFGLAQLVQLWLSALTGNRQPTLALVLPALVSALLWPWVSFALRGLRRRYKIN; encoded by the coding sequence ATGGTCGGGGCTACCGCATCGCGAAACGGCTGGATTGTCTGGCTGACGTTTCTCATCGGCATGTTGCTCAGTGTCTCGCCGTTGCCGCAATTCATGGAAATCCTGCGTCCGCTGTGGCTGGCACTGCTCCTGACATTCTGGGCGCTGTACATGCCGCAAACGGTCGGCATGGTCACGGCGTTCTGTCTGGGCCTGGCTGAAGATGTGCTCTACGGCACGCTGCTGGGGCAGAACGCGTTGATCCTGACGCTGATCACTTTCCTCGTGCTGTCATTGCAACAACGCCTGCGGATGTTTCCGATGTGGCAGCAATGCCTGGTGATCCTAGTGATTTTCGGCCTCGCGCAACTGGTGCAGTTGTGGCTCAGTGCCTTGACCGGTAACCGTCAACCCACCCTGGCGCTGGTTCTACCAGCACTGGTGAGCGCCTTGCTCTGGCCTTGGGTCAGCTTTGCCCTACGCGGATTGCGCCGACGCTACAAAATCAATTGA
- the rng gene encoding ribonuclease G: MSEEILINITPMESRVAVVENGVLQEVHVERTQKRGIVGNIYKGKIVRVLPGMQAAFVDIGLDRAAFIHAAEISLREGPAVESISALVHEGQSLVVQVTKDPIGSKGARLTTQLSIPSRYLVYMPRTAHVGISLKIEDEAERERLKQVVSDCVAKEGIKEAGGFILRTAAEGAGADEILMDIRYLRRLWDQINEQIKTISAPSVIYEDLGLALRTLRDLVNPKIEKIRIDSRETFQKTTQFVAELMPEIADRLEHYPGERPIFDLYGVEDEIQKALERKVPLKSGGYLVVDPAEAMTTIDVNTGAFVGHRNLEETIFKTNLEAATAIARQMRLRNLGGIIIIDFIDMEDEEHQRQVLRTLEKQLERDHAKTNIIGITELGLVQMTRKRTRESLEQVLCEPCSSCQGRGKLKTAETICYEIFREILREARAYQAEGYRVLANQKVVDRLLDEESGNVAELEGFIGRTIRFQVETMYSQEQYDVVLL; the protein is encoded by the coding sequence ATGAGTGAAGAGATTCTGATCAACATCACGCCGATGGAGTCGCGCGTGGCGGTGGTCGAAAACGGTGTGCTGCAAGAAGTCCACGTTGAGCGCACGCAAAAACGCGGGATCGTCGGCAACATTTATAAAGGCAAGATTGTTCGCGTGCTGCCGGGTATGCAGGCAGCATTCGTCGACATCGGCCTGGATCGCGCGGCATTCATTCATGCGGCGGAAATCTCTCTGCGTGAAGGCCCAGCGGTGGAAAGCATCAGCGCGCTGGTGCATGAAGGCCAGAGCCTGGTGGTGCAGGTCACCAAAGATCCGATCGGCTCGAAAGGCGCGCGGTTGACTACGCAGCTGTCGATCCCGTCGCGCTATCTGGTGTACATGCCACGCACCGCCCACGTCGGCATCTCGCTGAAAATCGAAGACGAAGCCGAACGCGAACGCCTCAAACAGGTGGTCAGCGATTGCGTGGCCAAAGAAGGTATCAAGGAGGCCGGCGGGTTTATTCTGCGTACCGCCGCCGAAGGCGCTGGCGCCGATGAAATCCTCATGGACATCCGTTACCTGCGTCGCCTGTGGGACCAGATCAACGAACAGATCAAAACCATCTCCGCGCCGAGCGTGATTTACGAGGACCTCGGTCTGGCGTTGCGTACGCTGCGTGATCTGGTCAACCCGAAGATCGAGAAGATCCGCATCGATTCCCGGGAAACCTTCCAGAAAACCACACAGTTCGTCGCCGAACTGATGCCGGAGATAGCCGATCGTCTGGAACACTACCCAGGTGAGCGACCAATTTTCGACCTGTACGGCGTCGAAGACGAAATCCAGAAAGCCCTCGAACGCAAAGTGCCGCTGAAATCCGGCGGTTATCTAGTGGTCGATCCGGCGGAAGCCATGACCACCATCGATGTGAATACTGGCGCGTTCGTCGGCCATCGCAACCTCGAAGAAACCATCTTCAAGACCAATCTCGAAGCGGCTACCGCGATTGCCCGGCAGATGCGCCTGCGCAATCTGGGCGGGATCATCATCATCGACTTCATCGACATGGAAGATGAAGAGCACCAGCGCCAGGTGCTGCGCACTCTGGAAAAACAGCTGGAGCGCGATCACGCCAAGACCAACATCATCGGCATCACCGAGTTGGGCCTGGTGCAGATGACCCGCAAGCGCACCCGTGAAAGTCTCGAGCAAGTGCTGTGCGAACCGTGCAGCAGTTGTCAGGGGCGCGGCAAACTGAAAACCGCGGAAACCATCTGTTACGAGATCTTCCGCGAGATCCTCCGTGAAGCGCGGGCCTATCAGGCCGAGGGTTACCGGGTGCTGGCGAACCAGAAAGTCGTCGACCGCTTGCTCGACGAAGAATCCGGTAACGTTGCCGAGCTTGAAGGTTTTATCGGGCGCACCATACGCTTCCAGGTGGAAACCATGTATTCCCAGGAACAATATGACGTGGTGCTGCTCTGA
- a CDS encoding YhdP family protein, giving the protein MERLTRILAALTRWGLGLCALVLVLMALYVSLGRELTPLVAEYRADIEDKASAALGMPLQIGELEGNWSGFAPILLAHDVMVGDGANALRLDRVRAVPDLWASLLAREVRIAHLELNGLKISLKEAEDGTWALEGLPVQNDQPLDPQQLFKRSQMIQQLSVLDSQVTLQPQDHAPLTLTYVGLNLKTGASRQRLDARLTLPDGQPVALSLRTRIRPEQWQDSVVEGYASLPQSDWSKWLPERLTQQWNFSEIKAGGELWVNWAKGTLQSAALRLNAPQLTGAYADRKPIQINNLALNAYYENSAAGATVTLDSLAMSFGENRWESHVQLKQTRATDKVDELWHLQADRLDLTPITPLLNALGPLPQGFATAVDHLNVTGGLRNVLLDFRPNATDGNKFSFATNLDNVGFDAYHGAPAARNVSGSLSGNLDGGELRMDSKDFVLHLDPIFAKPWQYLQANARLTWKLDKDGFTLIAPYLKVLGEEGKIAGDFLIRLHFDHSQEDYMDLRVGLVDGDGRYTAKYLPEVLSPALDEWLRTAILKGAVDQGFFQYQGSLSKNAGEADRSISLFFKVHDAELAFQPGWPHVSKVSGDVFIEDSGVRIWADKGQLLDTQVSDVFVNIPHVPAGQHTHMYLDGGFAGGLGDGLKILQDAPIGTGETFAGWEGAGDLQGKLKLDIPLDKGGDQPKILVDFKTANARLKLAEPKLELTQLKGDFRFDSAKGLSGQNIAARAFDKPVTAQIFADGSPGKLKTRVAASGQVEVKKLTDWLGVTQPLPVSGTIPYQLQLNLDGADSQLLVSSSMKGVAVDLPAPFGMAADVGRDTVFRMTLQGQERRYWVNYDQLANFTFAAPPSNFAEGRGELFLGADEAVLPGAKGLRIRGVLSELDVAPWQDLVNKYAGQDPGGSAKQLLNSADFKVGKLTAFGTTLDQASVQVNRKPGAWNLALDSQQAKGSASLPDAKGVPIAVNLQYVKLPAPDPTVQADENSPDPLVSVDPTKIPALDITINQLFLGPDLVGGWSLKVRPTAKGIALNNLDMGLKGILLQGNGGWEGTPGATNSWFKGRIGGKNLADVLKGWGFAPSVTSEEFHMDVDGRWPGSPAWLATKRFSGTLDASLNKGQFVEVEGGAQALRVFGLLNFNSIGRRLRLDFSDLFGKGLSYDRVKGLLVANNGVYVTREPIRLTGPSSNLELDGTLDLVGDKVDAKLLVTLPVTNNLPIAALIVGAPAVGGALFLIDKLIGDRVARFASVKYTVKGPWKEPKITFDKPF; this is encoded by the coding sequence ATGGAGCGTCTGACACGCATTCTGGCCGCACTCACCCGTTGGGGGCTGGGCCTGTGCGCGTTGGTTCTGGTGTTGATGGCGTTGTACGTCAGTCTCGGCCGTGAGCTGACGCCGTTGGTGGCTGAATACCGCGCTGACATCGAAGACAAGGCCAGCGCCGCCCTAGGTATGCCGTTGCAGATCGGCGAGCTGGAAGGCAACTGGAGCGGTTTCGCACCGATCCTGCTGGCCCATGATGTGATGGTCGGCGACGGCGCCAATGCGCTGCGTCTGGATCGGGTGCGGGCGGTGCCGGATCTCTGGGCCAGTCTGTTGGCGCGTGAAGTGCGCATTGCCCATCTCGAACTCAACGGCCTGAAAATCAGCCTCAAGGAGGCCGAAGACGGCACTTGGGCGCTGGAAGGTCTGCCGGTGCAGAACGATCAGCCGCTCGATCCGCAGCAACTGTTCAAGCGCTCGCAGATGATTCAACAACTGTCGGTGCTCGACAGTCAGGTGACCTTGCAGCCGCAGGATCACGCGCCGCTGACGCTCACCTATGTCGGCCTCAATCTGAAAACCGGCGCCAGCCGTCAACGGCTCGATGCGCGTTTGACCTTGCCCGATGGCCAGCCCGTTGCGTTGAGTCTGCGCACGCGAATTCGCCCGGAGCAATGGCAGGACAGTGTGGTGGAGGGGTATGCCAGCCTGCCGCAAAGCGACTGGTCGAAGTGGCTGCCGGAGCGTCTGACCCAACAATGGAATTTTTCCGAGATCAAGGCCGGCGGCGAACTCTGGGTCAATTGGGCCAAGGGCACGCTGCAAAGTGCGGCGCTCCGTTTGAACGCGCCGCAACTGACCGGCGCTTACGCCGATCGCAAGCCGATCCAGATCAATAATCTGGCGCTAAACGCCTACTACGAGAACAGTGCGGCGGGCGCGACCGTTACCCTCGATTCGCTGGCGATGAGTTTCGGTGAAAACCGTTGGGAGTCGCATGTACAGCTGAAGCAGACGCGCGCGACCGACAAGGTGGACGAGCTCTGGCACTTGCAGGCGGATCGCCTCGATCTGACCCCGATCACTCCACTACTGAACGCCTTGGGGCCGCTGCCGCAAGGATTCGCCACGGCCGTTGATCATTTGAATGTCACCGGTGGCCTGCGTAACGTGCTGCTGGATTTTCGCCCCAACGCCACCGATGGCAACAAATTCAGCTTCGCCACCAACCTGGATAACGTCGGTTTCGACGCCTATCACGGCGCCCCGGCAGCTCGAAACGTCAGCGGCAGCCTCAGTGGCAACCTCGACGGTGGCGAGTTGCGCATGGACAGCAAGGATTTTGTCCTGCACCTCGATCCGATTTTCGCCAAGCCATGGCAGTACCTCCAGGCCAACGCACGCCTGACCTGGAAACTCGATAAAGACGGCTTCACCCTGATCGCCCCGTACCTGAAGGTGCTCGGCGAGGAGGGCAAGATTGCCGGCGATTTCCTGATTCGCCTGCATTTCGATCATAGCCAGGAAGACTACATGGACCTGCGGGTCGGTCTGGTCGATGGCGATGGTCGCTATACGGCCAAATACCTGCCCGAAGTGTTGAGCCCGGCGCTCGACGAGTGGCTGCGTACGGCGATTCTCAAAGGCGCGGTCGATCAGGGTTTCTTCCAGTATCAGGGCTCGCTGAGCAAGAACGCCGGGGAGGCCGATCGCAGCATCAGTCTGTTCTTTAAGGTGCACGACGCTGAACTGGCCTTCCAGCCAGGCTGGCCGCACGTGAGCAAGGTCAGTGGCGACGTGTTCATCGAAGACAGTGGCGTGCGGATCTGGGCTGACAAGGGCCAGTTGCTCGACACTCAGGTCAGCGATGTCTTCGTCAATATTCCCCACGTACCGGCCGGGCAACACACGCACATGTATCTCGATGGCGGCTTTGCCGGCGGCCTCGGTGATGGCCTGAAAATTCTGCAGGACGCACCGATCGGCACCGGTGAAACCTTCGCCGGTTGGGAAGGCGCGGGCGATCTGCAAGGCAAGCTCAAGCTCGATATCCCATTGGACAAGGGCGGCGACCAACCGAAAATTCTCGTCGACTTCAAAACCGCCAATGCGCGCCTCAAGCTGGCCGAGCCGAAACTTGAGCTGACCCAGCTCAAGGGTGATTTCCGCTTTGACAGCGCCAAAGGTCTCAGCGGGCAGAACATCGCCGCGCGTGCCTTCGATAAACCGGTCACTGCGCAGATCTTCGCCGACGGCAGTCCCGGCAAGCTCAAGACCCGGGTCGCGGCATCCGGGCAGGTCGAGGTGAAGAAACTCACCGACTGGCTGGGCGTGACGCAGCCATTGCCAGTGTCCGGGACGATTCCGTATCAGCTGCAGTTGAATCTGGACGGCGCCGACAGCCAGTTGCTGGTCAGTTCCAGCATGAAAGGTGTGGCGGTGGATCTGCCAGCGCCGTTCGGCATGGCGGCAGATGTCGGGCGCGATACCGTGTTCCGCATGACCTTGCAGGGGCAGGAGCGGCGTTACTGGGTCAATTACGACCAACTGGCCAATTTCACTTTTGCCGCGCCGCCGAGCAATTTTGCCGAGGGCCGTGGCGAGCTGTTCCTCGGTGCCGACGAAGCCGTGCTGCCGGGTGCCAAAGGCCTGCGGATTCGCGGGGTGCTCTCGGAGCTGGACGTCGCGCCGTGGCAGGACCTGGTGAACAAATACGCTGGGCAGGATCCGGGCGGCAGCGCCAAGCAATTGCTCAACAGTGCTGATTTCAAGGTCGGCAAGCTCACCGCGTTCGGAACCACGCTGGATCAGGCGTCGGTTCAGGTCAATCGCAAGCCGGGCGCGTGGAATCTGGCGCTCGACAGCCAGCAGGCCAAAGGTTCGGCAAGCCTGCCAGACGCCAAGGGCGTGCCGATTGCGGTCAATCTGCAATACGTGAAACTGCCGGCGCCGGACCCGACGGTGCAGGCTGACGAGAATTCGCCGGATCCGTTGGTATCGGTCGATCCGACGAAAATTCCGGCACTGGATATCACCATCAATCAACTGTTCCTCGGCCCGGATCTGGTCGGCGGCTGGTCGCTGAAGGTGCGCCCGACTGCCAAAGGCATCGCCCTGAACAACCTCGACATGGGCCTCAAAGGCATCCTGTTGCAGGGTAACGGCGGTTGGGAAGGCACGCCGGGTGCGACCAACAGCTGGTTCAAGGGCCGTATTGGCGGCAAGAACCTCGCTGATGTCCTCAAGGGCTGGGGCTTTGCCCCGAGCGTGACCAGCGAAGAATTTCACATGGACGTCGATGGCCGTTGGCCGGGCTCGCCGGCATGGCTGGCGACCAAGCGCTTCTCCGGCACCCTCGATGCGTCGCTGAACAAAGGCCAGTTTGTTGAAGTGGAGGGCGGCGCCCAGGCGTTGCGGGTGTTCGGTCTGCTCAACTTCAACTCGATCGGCCGCCGTTTGCGTCTGGACTTCTCCGATCTGTTCGGCAAAGGCTTGAGCTACGACCGGGTCAAAGGCTTGCTGGTGGCAAACAATGGTGTGTATGTCACCCGTGAGCCGATTCGCCTGACCGGCCCTTCGAGCAACCTTGAGCTGGACGGCACTCTGGATCTGGTCGGCGACAAGGTCGACGCCAAATTGTTGGTGACCTTGCCGGTGACCAACAACCTGCCGATCGCAGCGTTGATCGTCGGCGCACCAGCGGTTGGCGGCGCACTGTTCCTGATCGACAAGCTCATCGGTGATCGTGTGGCGCGCTTTGCCAGTGTGAAATACACCGTCAAAGGCCCATGGAAAGAGCCGAAAATCACCTTCGACAAGCCTTTTTGA
- a CDS encoding Maf family protein: MKPLYLASGSPRRRELLTQIGVAFSAISADIDETPLPEESPSAYVERLARGKAEAGRRTIVPAQPFCVLGADTAVVLDGKILGKPVDEADACAMLMMLSGKEHEVLTAIAVLEGERCESRVVRSLVRFRPISGDEAAAYWASGEPRDKAGGYGIQGLGAVFVAGLNGSYSAVVGLPVCETAELLGHFGIPCWQNLNAQ, translated from the coding sequence ATGAAGCCGCTTTACCTCGCCTCCGGATCGCCGCGCCGCCGTGAATTGCTCACGCAGATCGGCGTTGCGTTCTCCGCCATCAGTGCGGATATCGACGAAACTCCATTGCCCGAAGAATCGCCGTCGGCCTACGTCGAGCGTCTGGCGCGCGGCAAAGCCGAGGCCGGGCGGCGCACAATCGTGCCCGCTCAGCCATTCTGCGTGCTGGGTGCCGACACCGCCGTGGTGCTTGACGGCAAAATTCTTGGCAAACCGGTGGACGAAGCCGATGCATGCGCCATGCTGATGATGTTGTCTGGCAAGGAGCATGAAGTCCTGACCGCTATCGCTGTGCTGGAAGGCGAGCGCTGTGAGTCGCGGGTGGTGCGCAGTCTGGTGCGGTTCCGGCCTATCAGCGGGGATGAAGCCGCCGCCTATTGGGCCAGTGGCGAGCCGCGGGACAAGGCCGGCGGTTATGGCATTCAAGGGCTCGGCGCGGTGTTTGTCGCCGGCCTCAATGGCAGTTACTCGGCAGTGGTCGGCTTGCCGGTTTGCGAAACCGCAGAACTGTTAGGCCATTTCGGCATACCCTGTTGGCAAAACCTGAACGCGCAATAA
- the mreB gene encoding rod shape-determining protein MreB, which translates to MFKKLRGMFSSDLSIDLGTANTLIYVRERGIVLNEPSVVAIRTHGNQKSVVAVGTEAKRMLGRTPGNIAAIRPMKDGVIADFSVCEKMLQYFINKVHENSFLQPSPRVLICVPCKSTQVERRAIRESALGAGAREVFLIEEPMAAAIGAGLPVEEARGSMVVDIGGGTTEIALISLNGVVYAESVRVGGDRFDEAIITYVRRNYGSLIGESTAERIKQEIGTAYPGGEVREVDVRGRNLAEGVPRAFTLNSNEVLEALQESLATIVQAVKSALEQSPPELASDIAERGLVLTGGGALLRDLDKLLAQETGLPVIVAEDPLTCVARGGGRALEMMDKHTMDLLSSE; encoded by the coding sequence ATGTTCAAGAAACTGCGTGGCATGTTTTCCAGCGATCTTTCCATTGACCTGGGCACTGCCAACACCCTTATTTACGTGCGCGAGCGCGGTATCGTCCTGAATGAGCCATCGGTTGTGGCCATTCGGACACACGGTAACCAGAAAAGTGTCGTTGCTGTCGGCACCGAGGCCAAGCGCATGCTCGGCCGTACGCCGGGCAACATTGCTGCCATTCGTCCGATGAAGGACGGCGTGATCGCCGACTTCAGCGTCTGCGAAAAGATGCTGCAATACTTTATTAACAAGGTTCACGAAAACAGCTTTCTGCAGCCTAGCCCTCGTGTGCTGATCTGCGTTCCATGCAAGTCCACTCAGGTTGAGCGTCGTGCCATCCGTGAATCGGCCCTCGGTGCCGGTGCCCGTGAAGTGTTCCTGATCGAAGAGCCAATGGCTGCTGCGATCGGTGCCGGCCTGCCGGTCGAAGAAGCACGCGGTTCGATGGTCGTGGATATCGGTGGTGGTACTACCGAAATCGCGCTGATCTCCCTGAACGGTGTGGTCTATGCCGAATCCGTCCGCGTTGGCGGCGACCGCTTCGACGAAGCGATCATCACCTACGTGCGCCGTAACTACGGCAGCCTGATCGGTGAATCCACCGCTGAGCGCATCAAACAGGAAATCGGCACGGCCTACCCGGGCGGCGAAGTTCGCGAAGTCGACGTTCGCGGTCGCAACCTGGCCGAAGGCGTTCCACGCGCATTCACCCTGAACTCCAACGAAGTACTGGAAGCTCTGCAAGAGTCTCTGGCGACCATCGTTCAGGCTGTGAAAAGCGCTCTGGAGCAATCGCCGCCGGAACTGGCTTCCGACATCGCCGAGCGTGGCCTGGTGCTGACCGGTGGTGGCGCGTTGCTGCGTGACCTCGACAAGTTGCTGGCCCAGGAAACCGGTCTGCCAGTCATCGTTGCCGAAGATCCGCTGACCTGTGTTGCTCGCGGCGGTGGCCGTGCATTGGAAATGATGGATAAGCACACCATGGATCTGCTTTCGAGCGAATAA
- the mreC gene encoding rod shape-determining protein MreC: MKPLFAKGPSLGVRLLVLAVLSVALMVVDARFDLLKPARKQASLVLMDAYWITDLPGRLWEGIASQFGSRTELVAENEKLKTENLLYQGRMQKLAALTEQNVRLRELLNSSALVNEKVEVAELIGMDPNPFTHRIIINKGERDGVVLGQPVLDARGLMGQVVELMPYTSRVLLLTDTTHSIPVQVNRNGLRAIASGTGNPERLELRHVADTADIKEGDLLVSSGLGQRFPAGYPVATVKEVIHDSGQPFAIVRAVPTAALNRSRYLLLVFSDNRTAEERANDVAQAQENLDAFGGGPIVPATVPKTVTPPAAAATTPATPAAPAAATSTTPVKPAASKPPAAAKPPAATPAASKPPAAQPAARPAAKPPVSAPATTGRQE; the protein is encoded by the coding sequence ATTAAACCGCTTTTCGCCAAAGGCCCTTCGTTGGGTGTGCGCCTGCTGGTGCTGGCCGTGCTGTCGGTCGCGCTGATGGTGGTCGATGCCCGCTTCGACCTGCTCAAGCCCGCGCGCAAACAAGCGTCGCTGGTGTTGATGGACGCCTACTGGATCACTGACCTGCCCGGACGGCTGTGGGAAGGGATTGCCAGTCAGTTCGGCAGTCGCACCGAACTGGTCGCCGAAAACGAAAAACTCAAGACCGAAAATCTGCTGTATCAGGGCCGCATGCAAAAGCTTGCTGCACTGACCGAGCAGAACGTTCGGCTGCGCGAGTTGCTCAACTCCTCTGCGCTGGTCAATGAAAAGGTCGAAGTGGCCGAGTTGATCGGCATGGACCCCAACCCCTTCACCCATCGCATCATCATCAATAAAGGTGAGCGCGATGGCGTGGTGCTGGGTCAACCGGTGCTCGATGCGCGCGGCTTGATGGGCCAGGTGGTCGAGTTGATGCCGTACACCTCGCGTGTACTGCTGCTGACCGACACCACTCACAGCATTCCTGTACAGGTGAACCGCAACGGCTTGCGTGCGATTGCCAGCGGCACCGGTAACCCGGAACGTCTGGAATTGCGTCACGTCGCCGACACGGCAGATATCAAGGAAGGCGATCTGCTGGTCAGCTCCGGGCTTGGCCAGCGCTTCCCGGCCGGTTACCCGGTGGCCACGGTGAAGGAAGTCATTCACGATTCCGGTCAGCCGTTCGCGATCGTCCGCGCCGTGCCGACGGCCGCACTCAATCGCAGCCGTTACCTGCTATTGGTATTCAGCGACAACCGCACCGCCGAAGAGCGCGCCAACGATGTCGCGCAAGCCCAGGAAAATCTTGATGCCTTTGGCGGCGGCCCGATTGTTCCGGCCACTGTGCCGAAAACCGTGACACCGCCTGCAGCGGCTGCGACGACGCCAGCAACGCCTGCCGCACCGGCCGCTGCCACCAGCACCACACCGGTCAAACCCGCAGCAAGCAAACCGCCAGCAGCGGCCAAACCACCGGCAGCGACGCCGGCGGCCAGCAAACCTCCAGCTGCCCAGCCCGCTGCACGACCTGCGGCAAAACCGCCCGTCAGTGCGCCGGCGACAACCGGGAGACAAGAATAA
- the gatA gene encoding Asp-tRNA(Asn)/Glu-tRNA(Gln) amidotransferase subunit GatA: MHQMTLAEIARGLADKKFSSEELTKVLLARITQLDPQLNSFISLTEELALEQAKAADARRANGESGALLGAPIAHKDLFCTQGIRTSCGSKMLDNFKAPYDATVVAKLAAAGAVTLGKTNMDEFAMGSANESSWYGAVKNPWNLEHVPGGSSGGSAAAVAARLLPAATATDTGGSIRQPAAFTNLTGLKPTYGRVSRWGMIAYASSLDQGGPLARTAEDCAILLQGMAGFDQNDSTSIDEPVPDYSASLGDSLQGLRIGVPKEYFSAGLDPRIAELIQNSIKELQKLGAVIKEISLPNMQHAIPAYYVIAPAEASSNLSRFDGVRFGHRCEQPKDLIDLYKRSRGEGFGPEVQRRIMVGAYALSAGYYDAYYLKAQKIRRLVKNDFMAAFNEVDIILGPTTPNPAWKLGAKNSDPVAAYLEDVYTITANLAGLPGLSMPAGFVDGLPVGVQLLAPYFQEGRLLNVAHQYQLNTDWHTRTPTGF, translated from the coding sequence ATGCATCAAATGACTCTGGCCGAGATCGCCCGCGGTCTCGCCGATAAAAAGTTTTCCTCCGAAGAGCTGACCAAAGTCCTGCTGGCACGCATTACCCAGCTCGATCCGCAGCTCAACAGTTTCATCAGCCTCACCGAAGAGCTGGCCCTCGAGCAGGCGAAAGCTGCCGATGCACGCCGCGCCAACGGTGAGAGCGGCGCCCTGCTCGGCGCGCCGATCGCTCACAAAGATCTGTTCTGCACCCAGGGCATTCGCACCAGCTGCGGCTCGAAGATGCTCGACAACTTCAAAGCCCCGTACGACGCCACCGTGGTCGCGAAACTGGCCGCTGCCGGTGCCGTGACCCTGGGCAAGACCAACATGGACGAATTCGCCATGGGTTCGGCCAACGAGTCGAGCTGGTATGGCGCGGTGAAAAACCCGTGGAACCTGGAACACGTGCCGGGCGGTTCGTCCGGTGGTTCGGCGGCGGCAGTTGCCGCGCGTCTGTTGCCAGCGGCAACCGCCACCGACACCGGCGGTTCGATCCGTCAGCCGGCAGCGTTCACCAACCTCACCGGCCTGAAACCGACCTACGGTCGTGTTTCGCGCTGGGGCATGATCGCTTACGCCTCCAGCCTCGATCAGGGCGGGCCGTTGGCGCGCACGGCCGAAGACTGCGCAATTTTGTTGCAAGGTATGGCCGGCTTCGATCAGAACGATTCGACCAGCATCGATGAGCCGGTTCCGGATTACTCCGCAAGCCTCGGCGACTCGCTGCAAGGCCTGCGCATCGGCGTGCCGAAGGAATACTTCAGCGCCGGTCTCGACCCGCGCATCGCCGAGCTGATCCAGAACAGCATCAAAGAGCTGCAGAAGCTCGGTGCCGTGATCAAGGAAATCAGCCTGCCGAACATGCAGCACGCGATTCCTGCGTACTACGTGATCGCGCCAGCAGAGGCCTCGTCGAACCTGTCGCGTTTCGACGGCGTGCGTTTCGGCCATCGCTGCGAGCAACCGAAAGACCTGATCGACCTGTACAAGCGCTCGCGTGGCGAAGGCTTCGGCCCGGAAGTGCAGCGTCGGATCATGGTCGGTGCCTACGCGCTGTCCGCCGGTTACTACGACGCCTACTACCTGAAAGCGCAGAAGATCCGTCGTCTGGTGAAGAACGACTTCATGGCTGCCTTTAATGAAGTCGACATCATCCTCGGCCCGACCACGCCGAACCCGGCCTGGAAGCTTGGCGCCAAGAACAGTGACCCGGTCGCTGCCTATCTGGAAGACGTCTACACCATCACCGCCAACCTCGCGGGCCTGCCGGGCCTGTCGATGCCGGCCGGTTTTGTCGACGGTCTGCCGGTGGGCGTGCAGTTGCTCGCGCCGTATTTCCAGGAAGGTCGCCTGTTGAACGTTGCCCACCAGTATCAGCTCAACACTGACTGGCACACCCGCACCCCAACCGGCTTCTGA
- the gatC gene encoding Asp-tRNA(Asn)/Glu-tRNA(Gln) amidotransferase subunit GatC, which yields MALERSDVEKIAHLACLGLNDADLPHITSALNSILGLVDEMQAVNTDGIEPLAHPLEASQRLRADVVTESNHREAYQSIAPAVENGLYLVPKVID from the coding sequence ATGGCGCTAGAACGCTCCGACGTGGAAAAAATCGCTCATCTGGCCTGCCTTGGCCTTAATGATGCCGATCTTCCACACATTACTTCCGCTCTCAACAGCATTCTCGGTCTGGTCGACGAAATGCAGGCTGTTAATACCGACGGAATCGAGCCTCTGGCCCACCCGCTGGAAGCCAGTCAGCGCCTGCGCGCCGACGTCGTGACCGAGAGCAATCACCGCGAGGCCTACCAGTCCATCGCACCAGCGGTCGAAAACGGCCTGTATCTGGTTCCGAAAGTCATCGACTAA